The following proteins are encoded in a genomic region of Microcoleus sp. AS-A8:
- a CDS encoding methyltransferase domain-containing protein, with amino-acid sequence MAENQWKSALYESKHSFVWQYGADCLELLSPKRGERILDLGCGTGQLTAEIAASGAIAIGIDRAPTMISQAQQNYPDLQFEVTDATNFHFVEPFDAVFSNATLHWIKEPEKVITCIGNALKPGGRFVAEFGGKGNITAIVTAINHALEIVGYPAEPERNPWYFPSIGDYATLLEKQGFSVTYATLFERPTPLEDGEKGLQNWLEMFANSFFQAIPINERTGVIEKIEHQLRPELYGDGTWFADYQRLRVVAKKE; translated from the coding sequence ATGGCAGAGAATCAGTGGAAGAGTGCATTGTACGAAAGCAAGCATTCCTTTGTTTGGCAGTATGGTGCTGACTGCTTAGAATTGTTGTCCCCAAAGCGGGGTGAGCGAATCCTGGATTTGGGGTGTGGAACTGGGCAACTGACGGCGGAAATTGCCGCAAGCGGTGCGATCGCAATTGGCATTGATCGGGCACCAACGATGATTTCACAAGCTCAGCAGAATTATCCAGACTTGCAATTTGAAGTTACCGATGCCACAAATTTTCATTTTGTGGAACCGTTTGATGCGGTGTTTTCTAATGCAACGCTGCACTGGATCAAAGAACCGGAAAAAGTCATCACTTGTATTGGGAATGCTCTAAAACCGGGCGGTCGTTTTGTGGCGGAGTTTGGTGGTAAAGGAAATATCACAGCAATCGTAACGGCGATTAATCATGCCTTAGAAATCGTTGGCTATCCGGCAGAACCAGAGCGTAACCCCTGGTATTTTCCTAGCATCGGAGATTATGCAACTCTACTGGAAAAACAAGGCTTTTCAGTAACCTATGCCACTTTGTTCGAGCGTCCAACACCCCTAGAAGATGGCGAAAAAGGTTTGCAAAACTGGCTGGAAATGTTCGCCAATAGCTTTTTCCAAGCTATCCCGATTAACGAACGCACAGGTGTTATTGAAAAGATTGAACATCAATTACGACCAGAGTTATATGGGGATGGCACTTGGTTTGCTGATTATCAAAGGCTCCGTGTTGTTGCCAAAAAAGAATAG
- a CDS encoding DUF2079 domain-containing protein, with protein sequence MPNFYSQQIKGHPLAWMIGVSILILFLCSSLRHALFQSTGWDLGIFDQAIYLISQGQPPISSLIKVHILGDHAAWVFYPLALLYKIYPNVHWLFLVQSTAVALGALPTYHLARLASLREGQAIALAAVYLLYPVIFNANLFDFHPEVIAVPALLGAVLAARLNQVLWFCLAIILVLGCKFILALTVAALGFWLLVFEKKRLCGVLAIVAGIAWFIIATKVILPIFNPQQMTSISRYGYLGNSIFEIAQNLFLKPSSIFQVVLSFDNLKYLILVFAPVIWGLSLQHLIPLIPAVPALALNLLADYQPQKDIVAQYSLPIVPFLMLALIATLGDGRGWLRSKRAMVVWSLVFFLVFARWSYFFTKYLPTIDTWQATREAIALIQTQGGVYTTNEIVPHLSHRPLIERTVTTEPHDLNKFQYVLLNLRHPGSNSSPEFAAQLVEQLQQTPQFQKRYQRDGVMLFQKVTP encoded by the coding sequence ATGCCAAACTTTTATTCACAACAAATCAAAGGTCATCCGTTGGCTTGGATGATCGGTGTAAGCATCCTCATCCTATTTTTGTGCAGCAGTCTCCGACACGCGCTGTTTCAATCCACCGGCTGGGATTTGGGAATTTTTGACCAAGCCATTTACCTGATTAGTCAAGGACAACCTCCGATCTCTTCTTTGATTAAGGTTCACATTCTGGGCGATCATGCGGCTTGGGTGTTTTATCCCCTAGCGTTGCTATACAAGATTTATCCCAATGTCCACTGGTTATTCTTGGTGCAATCAACGGCTGTGGCATTGGGAGCTTTGCCGACTTACCATTTAGCTCGTTTAGCAAGCTTGAGAGAGGGACAAGCGATCGCATTAGCTGCCGTTTACCTGTTGTATCCGGTAATTTTTAATGCTAATTTGTTTGATTTTCATCCAGAAGTGATCGCCGTCCCTGCACTTTTAGGTGCTGTTTTAGCCGCTCGCTTGAATCAGGTTTTGTGGTTTTGTCTAGCAATTATTTTAGTCTTGGGTTGTAAGTTTATTTTAGCTCTGACCGTTGCAGCGCTTGGCTTCTGGCTGCTGGTGTTTGAGAAGAAGCGTTTATGTGGGGTGTTAGCAATTGTGGCTGGAATTGCCTGGTTTATTATTGCCACCAAAGTCATCCTCCCCATATTTAATCCTCAACAGATGACCTCGATATCTCGTTATGGTTATCTAGGTAATTCGATTTTTGAAATTGCCCAAAATTTGTTTCTCAAACCCAGCTCCATTTTCCAAGTCGTCTTATCATTTGATAATCTTAAATACTTGATTTTGGTGTTTGCGCCCGTGATTTGGGGACTCTCGCTCCAGCATCTCATTCCGTTAATCCCGGCGGTACCCGCCCTAGCCTTGAATTTGTTGGCAGATTACCAACCGCAAAAAGATATTGTGGCGCAGTACTCTCTCCCCATTGTGCCGTTTCTGATGTTAGCGCTCATTGCAACCTTAGGGGATGGTCGGGGATGGCTACGCTCCAAACGCGCTATGGTAGTGTGGTCTTTAGTCTTTTTCTTGGTGTTCGCTCGCTGGAGCTATTTTTTCACCAAATACTTACCTACTATTGATACTTGGCAAGCCACCCGTGAAGCGATCGCATTGATTCAAACTCAAGGGGGTGTTTATACCACCAATGAAATTGTTCCTCATTTGAGCCATCGACCCCTGATTGAGCGCACAGTTACCACTGAACCGCATGATCTGAATAAATTCCAGTATGTGTTATTAAACTTGCGTCATCCGGGGAGTAATAGTTCACCAGAGTTTGCGGCACAACTGGTTGAACAACTTCAACAAACACCCCAATTTCAAAAGCGTTATCAGCGTGACGGGGTTATGCTATTTCAGAAGGTTACTCCGTAG
- a CDS encoding phospholipid carrier-dependent glycosyltransferase — MADKAQRSRFKTWHILGAIWLIGALCDRLWLAFDRSIPAWDQTNHLTGSLNYLNALQQAQWFSGEWWQHLWKLSSKYPPLLYIVTAPFQQIFGTGPEQALLVNLLFSAILLASVYGLGKHLFNPQVGLWAAGLCILLPRLYTARLHYLHDYPLTALVAASFLCLTLWRDAKTKWQGWRWALTFGVCFGVAIMIKQTVLFFLFVPLLWVSIPLLRKLAWGRIAQLIGGLLVSVLIFAPWYRTNWIYLFSAYQNAIVVPGTEEGDPPLNTLAAWTYYWHDLPRAVSWPLLLVPLVGLLLYGILLLPPFRNRFQGDELREPVPVPDRDSDDSEHYRLQEVGYPQNPHPTFKPRYHKPVRERHPLSQRASALCWLALFLIASYLINSANFNKDTRYVMPYMPILSVILAYGLTLWPRRLRVVPWVTVGLAFILMLLNLFPIGGIPGNYLTQTLSPKAQTYPQFGSNWPHPQVVAEIIRTTPQLKATVGVLPRIPDLNHNNFNYYGALSKFQVYGREVGTRKKFIPQDARSLSWFVTKTDYQGAPKESQMMMMQTVEQSRDFQVQKTWKLPDNSTLKLYHRVQPRVQVRAIPQSLTQVKLERVVVPPQAPPGVPVPVTYEWSGAWQQLRSGIVLLTWKKDASLDSGLVGATPASPLQKSEDTNQSTVSNSQIQPSVQNPKSTPPERPLPKKESQTPQSNNLAQPNPQRWIHDHGIGLGELYPGRLSDKVLQSSFQVIESTAMLPPADVAPGIYSLEANYLNRETGENYPISVPPVTLRIDPKAAATPAPELDLVTQMYALARQLPEGRQAIDRVFDEIGRINQYDPVQDYTIQTERVLEFRLQQEPKNRDFAYGLAFSHILQKDPENAIEALKRVVQLDAQNPYAHAYLAFLYLYQWRGRQAENAIAPALKLNPNIPEVQALSGGAALLQGQVFKAWDILKGVKL; from the coding sequence GTGGCAGACAAAGCTCAACGTAGTCGGTTCAAAACATGGCATATACTAGGAGCAATTTGGCTCATCGGTGCTTTGTGCGATCGCCTCTGGTTAGCCTTTGACCGCTCGATTCCCGCTTGGGACCAAACCAACCACCTGACCGGTTCCTTAAACTACCTCAACGCCCTGCAACAGGCTCAGTGGTTTTCTGGAGAATGGTGGCAGCACTTATGGAAACTCTCTTCTAAATATCCGCCCTTACTCTACATTGTCACCGCTCCCTTTCAACAAATCTTTGGCACTGGCCCAGAGCAAGCGCTGCTGGTAAATTTGCTCTTTAGTGCCATTTTGCTGGCATCAGTCTACGGTTTAGGTAAACACCTGTTCAACCCACAAGTCGGTTTATGGGCGGCAGGATTATGTATCCTTCTCCCCAGACTTTACACTGCCCGCCTCCACTACTTGCATGACTATCCTCTCACGGCTTTAGTGGCGGCAAGTTTCTTGTGTCTCACCTTGTGGCGCGATGCGAAAACGAAATGGCAGGGATGGCGTTGGGCGTTAACGTTTGGTGTCTGCTTTGGTGTGGCAATTATGATCAAGCAGACTGTCCTGTTTTTTCTGTTTGTACCCTTATTGTGGGTGAGTATTCCACTGCTGCGAAAACTTGCTTGGGGACGAATTGCACAGTTAATCGGCGGCTTACTCGTCTCTGTCTTGATTTTCGCACCTTGGTATCGCACCAACTGGATTTATTTATTCAGTGCCTATCAGAATGCCATTGTCGTACCCGGAACCGAGGAAGGCGATCCCCCCCTCAATACCCTCGCGGCTTGGACGTATTATTGGCATGACTTACCCCGTGCGGTATCCTGGCCTTTACTATTAGTTCCCTTGGTTGGCTTGCTGTTGTATGGGATTCTGCTATTGCCCCCATTCCGCAACCGTTTCCAGGGCGATGAACTGAGGGAACCTGTCCCCGTACCCGATCGCGACAGTGATGACTCAGAACACTACCGACTGCAAGAAGTAGGCTACCCCCAGAATCCTCATCCCACCTTCAAACCCCGCTACCACAAGCCAGTCCGAGAACGGCATCCACTCTCCCAAAGGGCATCCGCTTTGTGTTGGTTAGCCCTGTTTCTGATCGCGTCTTACTTGATCAACTCAGCAAATTTCAATAAAGATACCCGTTATGTCATGCCCTATATGCCGATTCTTTCGGTAATTTTAGCCTATGGGTTGACGCTATGGCCTAGGCGTTTGCGGGTTGTGCCTTGGGTGACGGTGGGTTTAGCCTTTATCTTAATGTTGCTGAATCTGTTCCCCATTGGGGGAATACCGGGAAATTACTTAACGCAGACATTGAGTCCCAAAGCGCAAACTTATCCTCAGTTTGGCTCAAACTGGCCTCATCCTCAGGTGGTTGCGGAAATCATTCGCACAACGCCCCAACTGAAAGCCACGGTGGGTGTGCTGCCTAGGATACCCGATTTGAATCACAACAATTTTAATTACTACGGCGCATTGAGCAAGTTTCAGGTGTATGGGCGTGAGGTGGGTACCCGTAAGAAATTTATACCCCAAGATGCGCGATCGCTCTCTTGGTTTGTCACCAAAACCGACTATCAAGGTGCGCCGAAAGAATCGCAAATGATGATGATGCAAACGGTGGAACAAAGCCGAGATTTTCAGGTACAAAAAACGTGGAAATTGCCGGATAACAGTACTCTCAAGCTCTATCATCGCGTTCAACCGCGTGTACAAGTCAGGGCAATTCCCCAATCCCTCACTCAGGTAAAATTAGAGCGAGTCGTTGTGCCACCACAAGCCCCCCCAGGAGTACCCGTCCCCGTGACTTATGAATGGTCGGGTGCGTGGCAGCAGTTGCGATCGGGTATCGTTTTACTAACTTGGAAAAAAGATGCGAGTCTGGATTCAGGACTTGTAGGGGCAACACCTGCGTCGCCCTTACAGAAGTCAGAGGATACAAATCAATCAACTGTCTCTAATTCCCAGATTCAGCCGTCGGTGCAAAATCCCAAATCTACCCCTCCCGAACGTCCTCTGCCTAAAAAGGAAAGCCAAACTCCACAATCAAATAATCTGGCTCAACCCAACCCGCAACGATGGATACATGACCACGGTATCGGATTAGGAGAACTTTATCCTGGACGCTTGAGCGATAAAGTATTGCAAAGTAGTTTTCAGGTGATAGAATCCACGGCAATGTTGCCTCCGGCGGATGTGGCACCTGGAATTTATAGCCTGGAAGCGAATTATCTGAACCGAGAAACGGGTGAGAATTATCCGATTTCTGTACCACCAGTCACCCTGAGGATTGACCCCAAAGCTGCCGCTACACCGGCTCCTGAATTGGATTTAGTCACTCAGATGTATGCATTAGCTCGTCAGTTACCCGAAGGGCGACAAGCGATTGATCGCGTCTTTGATGAAATTGGACGAATTAATCAGTATGACCCGGTTCAAGATTACACGATTCAGACCGAACGTGTTCTAGAATTTCGCCTCCAGCAGGAACCCAAAAACCGCGATTTTGCTTATGGACTGGCGTTTTCCCACATTTTGCAAAAAGACCCAGAAAATGCGATCGAAGCGTTGAAACGTGTGGTGCAACTCGATGCCCAGAACCCTTACGCCCATGCTTATCTCGCCTTTCTTTATCTCTATCAATGGCGGGGTAGACAGGCAGAAAATGCGATCGCGCCCGCTCTTAAACTCAATCCTAATATTCCCGAAGTGCAAGCGCTCTCCGGTGGGGCGGCTCTTTTGCAAGGACAGGTTTTTAAGGCATGGGATATTCTTAAAGGAGTAAAACTGTGA
- a CDS encoding ATP-binding protein yields MLGLRHPQLHTYVMAFLAVTLATLVTLLLRSLIEPTFFLLFFAAVSFSAWYGGLGPGMLATVLSVVVYTYFFIAPFDSWVISLGDIIRLGLFILVALWITSLSTQLRMAKRRVEMNLLKLKESEERYRSSQQLFESFMQNIPGTAYIKDAQGHYIYINPVGERVLNRTLTDIVGKTDFDLVPEAAARQIHAHDIAALAANQPIEVLETLPLLEGKQYWMSLKFPINDACGKSLLAGMSFDITDRKHVEEALRHSEERFRIAQELSLDAFTVLRSVRDETGKIIDFEWTYVNPTAARVLNHTIEELVGQRLLQLLPGNQTNNDLFERYVKVVETGEPHDLELHYESEGIKGWFRNMAVKLEDGVAISFSDITKRKQQEAERIELLERERAARAQAETANRVKDEFLAVLSHELRSPLNPILGWSKLLRTRPCDQATRERALEIIERNAKLQTQLIEELLDVSRILRGKLSLTPSLVNLQTTIEAALETVRLAASAKSIQIETVWELAQGQVWGDANRLQQVVWNLLSNAVKFTPTGGRVEIRLGQSGKQAVIQVSDTGKGISPDFLPFVFDRFRQENSTTTRAFGGLGLGLAIVHHLVELHGGTVAVASAGVGQGATFTVTLPLRNLEAIPKTKDGLSLDYPNLEGVRLLVVDDEEDTRELLVFSLGQYGAQVAAVATAAEALRVLAQSQVDVLLSDIGMPDVDGYMLMRQIRSLPPELGGKIRAIAVTAYAGEADHQQILLAGFQGHITKPIDPAELAKAIASVVGYTVQKV; encoded by the coding sequence ATGTTGGGATTAAGGCATCCTCAGCTACACACCTATGTCATGGCTTTTCTGGCTGTTACCCTAGCGACATTAGTCACGCTGCTGTTGCGATCGCTAATTGAGCCGACTTTTTTTTTATTGTTTTTTGCGGCTGTATCCTTTAGCGCTTGGTATGGTGGCCTTGGGCCAGGGATGTTAGCGACTGTTCTGAGTGTTGTAGTCTACACTTACTTCTTTATCGCTCCCTTCGATTCCTGGGTTATCAGCCTGGGTGATATTATCCGGCTGGGATTATTTATTTTAGTGGCATTGTGGATCACTTCCTTAAGCACTCAATTGCGAATGGCAAAGCGGCGAGTTGAGATGAACCTGCTGAAATTAAAGGAGAGCGAGGAACGCTATCGCTCCAGCCAACAGCTGTTCGAGAGCTTTATGCAAAACATTCCGGGCACAGCTTACATCAAAGACGCTCAGGGGCATTACATCTATATTAATCCCGTCGGCGAACGGGTACTCAACCGAACGCTGACGGATATTGTCGGGAAGACGGATTTCGACCTCGTGCCGGAAGCCGCTGCACGGCAGATTCATGCTCATGACATAGCTGCTCTTGCTGCAAACCAACCCATTGAGGTGCTAGAAACCCTGCCCCTGTTAGAGGGTAAGCAGTATTGGATGTCCTTAAAGTTTCCCATCAACGACGCCTGTGGGAAGTCGCTTCTGGCAGGCATGTCCTTTGACATCACCGATCGCAAACATGTCGAAGAGGCACTCCGACACAGTGAAGAACGTTTCCGCATTGCTCAGGAACTTTCCCTCGATGCCTTTACCGTCCTGCGGAGTGTGCGAGATGAAACGGGAAAGATTATCGATTTTGAGTGGACTTATGTAAATCCCACCGCTGCCAGAGTTCTTAATCATACAATCGAAGAATTGGTGGGTCAGCGTCTTTTGCAGCTTCTTCCGGGCAACCAAACGAATAATGACTTGTTTGAGCGCTATGTGAAAGTAGTTGAAACCGGAGAACCTCACGATCTGGAACTCCACTATGAGTCGGAAGGCATCAAGGGCTGGTTCCGCAACATGGCGGTCAAATTAGAGGATGGGGTGGCGATTTCCTTTAGCGACATTACCAAGCGTAAGCAGCAAGAAGCCGAACGAATTGAGTTGTTGGAACGGGAACGGGCGGCACGGGCACAAGCCGAAACGGCAAACCGTGTCAAGGATGAGTTTCTCGCTGTCCTCTCCCATGAATTGCGCTCCCCGCTGAACCCGATCCTGGGTTGGTCAAAGTTACTCCGAACTCGCCCCTGTGATCAAGCAACAAGGGAGCGTGCTTTGGAAATTATTGAGCGTAATGCCAAATTGCAGACCCAACTGATCGAAGAATTGCTCGATGTTTCACGCATTCTGCGGGGCAAACTCAGCTTAACTCCCAGTCTTGTCAACCTGCAAACGACAATAGAAGCGGCATTAGAGACAGTGCGTTTGGCGGCTTCAGCCAAGTCTATTCAAATTGAGACGGTATGGGAACTCGCTCAAGGGCAAGTTTGGGGGGATGCCAATCGCTTACAGCAAGTGGTGTGGAATCTACTCTCTAACGCGGTTAAGTTCACACCCACTGGCGGGCGAGTTGAAATCAGACTGGGGCAAAGCGGGAAACAAGCGGTAATCCAAGTCAGCGATACAGGCAAGGGCATCAGTCCGGACTTCCTGCCCTTTGTTTTTGATCGCTTCCGCCAGGAGAATAGCACGACGACACGAGCCTTTGGGGGGCTGGGGCTGGGGTTAGCGATTGTCCATCACCTGGTAGAACTGCACGGCGGAACAGTCGCTGTCGCCAGTGCTGGAGTGGGGCAGGGAGCGACTTTTACCGTGACGCTACCGCTGAGGAACTTGGAGGCGATACCAAAGACAAAAGACGGGTTGTCCCTCGATTACCCCAATCTCGAAGGAGTCCGTCTCCTGGTGGTGGATGATGAGGAGGACACCCGTGAATTGTTAGTCTTTAGCCTGGGGCAGTATGGTGCCCAAGTGGCTGCCGTGGCGACGGCGGCTGAGGCTCTCCGGGTATTGGCACAGTCACAAGTAGATGTTTTGTTAAGTGATATTGGGATGCCGGACGTTGATGGTTATATGTTGATGCGTCAAATCCGATCGCTGCCACCAGAGCTAGGGGGAAAAATTAGAGCGATCGCCGTAACCGCCTATGCTGGAGAAGCCGACCATCAACAGATTCTCCTGGCTGGCTTTCAAGGACATATCACCAAGCCCATCGATCCAGCCGAGTTAGCCAAAGCGATCGCGTCTGTTGTAGGATACACCGTGCAAAAAGTGTAA
- a CDS encoding YdcF family protein, translating to MKRLQQTTAGLAFTLLVLATGCGKEQTPQPDAIFVLGGATERERFAAKFAAQHPELPIWVSSGSPKDYAKRVFAKAGIKQSRVHLDYEAVDTVTNFTSFVDKFQSQGVDSVYLITSDYHMRRALVIGEIVFGSRGIKISPVPIPTGKPTESTKKCLRDGARAILWANTGHTGASLSQKADIAQKPKLDSSMLLSACYR from the coding sequence ATGAAACGACTCCAGCAAACAACTGCCGGTTTAGCTTTTACGCTGTTGGTATTAGCGACAGGATGCGGTAAGGAGCAGACTCCACAACCTGATGCCATCTTTGTCTTAGGGGGAGCAACAGAGCGAGAGCGGTTTGCGGCTAAGTTTGCTGCACAGCACCCAGAGCTACCCATCTGGGTGTCGTCGGGTAGCCCTAAAGACTACGCAAAACGCGTATTTGCCAAAGCAGGAATTAAACAAAGTCGCGTCCACTTGGATTATGAAGCAGTGGATACAGTGACTAACTTCACAAGTTTCGTGGATAAGTTTCAATCTCAGGGAGTGGATAGCGTTTATTTAATTACTTCTGACTACCATATGCGCCGCGCCCTTGTTATCGGTGAAATTGTGTTTGGCAGCAGAGGAATTAAGATTTCTCCTGTACCGATTCCTACGGGGAAGCCTACCGAATCCACAAAAAAATGCCTTCGAGATGGTGCAAGAGCCATCCTTTGGGCCAATACAGGTCATACCGGCGCGAGTCTCTCTCAGAAAGCAGACATTGCCCAAAAACCGAAACTCGATTCTAGTATGTTGTTAAGTGCTTGCTACCGATAA
- a CDS encoding CHAT domain-containing protein: MHYRLKSLSLATATLLLSLFTPLLPLTLKFEPLVAQAQTSQDRNAEAQRLNQEGLQLVNKGQFREALEQFQKALVIVKEIGERLSEGKILDNIGAVYRNLEQYPKALEFYQQALVIAKETGDRKKQATILSDIADVYENLAEYPKALKFYLEYYEQALAIAKEKGDRKEEATILDDMAYVYHILGQYAEALEFRQQALAIHRKLGARAGEAATLRAIGADYDILGQYQKALEYYQSALEIAKEVGARWTEGRTLDGIGQVYYYHLKQPIKALEYYQQALKIRREVAIERGVGDRTWEAYILSNIAVALTDLGYYRQALETLQQSLTICREVDNRYLDNRRLESFILNGIGKGYFKLGDYPKAFQALQQSLLLSREAINRWTEIDTLSTIGALLEKQSQPELAIVFLKESVNATEAIRRDLQILSKEQQQSYTETVAGTYRRLADLLLKQDRILEAQRVLDLLKVQELDDYLSNVRGNNNTAQGLPNLPPEQQAWENYQAVLDKAIEIGKELTQLRQIKPENRTTEQGQRIAQLVNVQQKIVEDFNNFIESPEVLALAQQLNPKARKADLVNNLDELIALQDNLKNLQQKAVLLYPLILDDRIELILTTPDSPPIRRTVSVTKKQLNETIVAFRSALLDRTSDAKPPAQQLYNWLIKPLEAELKAADARTIIYAPDAQLRYIPLAALHDGQQWLVQRYRINNITAASLTELNTKPQRKMQVLAGAFATGRYSFKVGEQSFDFAGLPFAGVEVENLAKTVPTTTKFIDTAFTPQVTVPNMDDYSIVHLATHAAFVVGTPDDSFILFGNGERITLRDIQKWSLKNVDLVVLSACETGLGGKLGNGEEILGLGYQMQRAGARAAIASLWTVDDGGTQVLMDSFYAALESKGVGQDAQPTKAEALRQAQIALITGDYKALGQQRGLGVQQRIQSRLSPRVASNLSHPYYWAPFILIGNGL, encoded by the coding sequence ATGCACTACCGTCTCAAATCTCTCAGCCTTGCCACTGCTACTCTACTGCTTTCGCTCTTCACTCCCCTTTTACCGCTTACCTTGAAGTTTGAGCCTCTGGTAGCACAGGCGCAAACGAGCCAAGACAGAAACGCTGAGGCGCAACGGCTGAACCAAGAGGGACTTCAGCTAGTAAACAAAGGTCAATTTCGAGAAGCCCTGGAGCAATTTCAGAAAGCTTTAGTCATTGTTAAAGAAATCGGTGAACGTCTAAGCGAAGGGAAAATTCTGGACAACATTGGGGCTGTTTACCGCAACCTGGAACAGTACCCCAAAGCCCTGGAGTTCTATCAGCAGGCTTTAGTCATTGCCAAGGAAACGGGCGATCGCAAAAAGCAAGCCACAATCCTTAGCGACATTGCGGATGTTTACGAAAATTTGGCAGAGTATCCGAAAGCACTAAAGTTCTATCTAGAGTACTATGAGCAAGCCTTAGCTATTGCTAAAGAAAAGGGCGATCGCAAAGAGGAAGCTACAATCCTTGACGACATGGCGTATGTTTACCATATTCTTGGACAGTACGCAGAAGCCTTGGAGTTTCGTCAGCAAGCTCTGGCAATTCACAGAAAATTGGGCGCTCGTGCTGGTGAAGCAGCTACTCTCAGAGCTATTGGAGCAGATTACGACATTTTGGGACAGTACCAAAAAGCATTGGAGTACTACCAGTCAGCATTGGAAATTGCTAAAGAAGTAGGCGCTCGCTGGACTGAAGGTCGAACTCTCGATGGAATTGGACAAGTTTATTACTACCATCTAAAACAGCCCATAAAGGCATTAGAGTACTATCAGCAAGCTCTTAAAATCAGAAGAGAAGTTGCAATCGAAAGAGGAGTGGGTGATCGTACATGGGAGGCGTACATCCTTAGCAACATTGCGGTTGCTCTTACAGATTTAGGGTACTATCGGCAAGCATTAGAGACTTTGCAACAATCACTGACAATTTGTAGAGAGGTAGATAATCGCTATCTTGATAATCGCCGTCTTGAGAGTTTTATTCTCAACGGTATCGGCAAAGGGTACTTCAAACTCGGAGATTATCCAAAGGCGTTTCAAGCTTTGCAGCAAAGTTTACTGCTTAGCCGAGAGGCAATCAATCGCTGGACTGAAATCGATACCCTTTCCACCATCGGTGCATTGTTAGAAAAACAGAGCCAACCTGAACTCGCCATCGTCTTCCTCAAGGAGTCCGTCAATGCCACTGAGGCAATTCGCAGAGATTTACAAATACTCTCAAAAGAGCAACAGCAATCGTACACTGAAACCGTAGCAGGCACCTATCGCCGTCTAGCTGACCTCCTCCTCAAACAAGACCGAATCCTCGAAGCCCAACGAGTCCTCGACCTCCTCAAAGTCCAAGAACTCGACGATTACCTGAGCAACGTTCGCGGAAATAACAATACCGCTCAAGGATTGCCAAATCTCCCACCCGAACAACAGGCATGGGAGAACTATCAGGCCGTTCTTGACAAAGCGATTGAAATTGGCAAAGAACTCACTCAACTGCGACAAATAAAACCCGAAAACCGCACTACCGAACAAGGACAGCGTATCGCCCAATTGGTGAACGTCCAACAAAAAATTGTCGAAGATTTCAACAACTTTATCGAAAGTCCAGAAGTATTAGCACTCGCTCAGCAACTCAATCCCAAGGCAAGGAAAGCGGATTTAGTCAACAATCTAGACGAACTCATCGCCTTACAAGACAACCTCAAGAATCTGCAACAAAAGGCAGTTCTCCTCTACCCCTTAATTCTGGACGATCGCATAGAACTCATCCTCACCACCCCCGACTCTCCCCCCATTCGGCGTACCGTCTCTGTCACCAAGAAACAACTCAACGAGACAATCGTTGCCTTCCGTAGCGCATTACTCGATCGCACATCCGACGCCAAACCCCCCGCACAACAACTCTACAACTGGCTGATTAAACCCCTAGAAGCAGAACTCAAAGCCGCAGACGCCCGAACCATTATCTACGCACCCGACGCTCAACTGCGTTACATTCCCCTGGCTGCATTGCACGACGGGCAACAATGGCTAGTGCAACGCTACCGCATCAATAATATTACCGCCGCATCCCTCACAGAACTCAACACCAAACCCCAACGCAAAATGCAAGTCTTAGCGGGTGCCTTTGCCACCGGACGCTACAGTTTCAAGGTTGGCGAACAATCCTTTGATTTCGCTGGGTTGCCTTTTGCTGGAGTCGAGGTGGAAAATTTAGCCAAGACTGTTCCCACAACAACCAAATTCATCGATACAGCCTTCACCCCCCAAGTCACCGTCCCTAACATGGATGACTACAGCATCGTGCATCTCGCCACTCATGCCGCGTTTGTCGTGGGGACACCGGACGATTCCTTTATTCTGTTTGGCAATGGAGAACGCATCACCCTCCGAGATATCCAAAAATGGAGCCTCAAGAACGTCGATTTAGTCGTCCTTTCTGCCTGTGAAACGGGATTAGGCGGAAAACTGGGGAATGGGGAAGAGATTTTAGGATTAGGCTACCAGATGCAACGGGCAGGAGCAAGGGCTGCGATCGCATCCTTATGGACAGTCGATGATGGCGGTACGCAAGTCTTGATGGATAGCTTCTATGCCGCGTTGGAATCGAAGGGAGTCGGACAAGATGCTCAACCCACAAAAGCTGAAGCCCTACGTCAAGCTCAAATTGCCCTAATTACGGGCGATTATAAGGCATTAGGTCAACAGCGAGGACTGGGAGTACAGCAACGGATTCAGAGTCGTTTATCGCCAAGGGTCGCCTCGAATCTGAGCCATCCTTATTATTGGGCACCGTTTATTCTGATTGGCAATGGCTTGTAA